A portion of the Cystobacter ferrugineus genome contains these proteins:
- a CDS encoding fumarylacetoacetate hydrolase family protein codes for MSQATDFVIAPAERPSLPIEGTSARFPVRRIYCVGQNYGAHAREMGGDPTRTPPFFFSKPADAVRVPGEPVPYPSATERLDYEIELVVALKGGGANISPEQALGLVYGYAAGVDLTRRDLQAAAKKEGRPWDASKGFDASAPIGVLRRAEGGGLPRGRIHLDVNGQTKQDGQLADMIWNVAEIIAKASQLWRLEPGDLIFTGTPHGVGPLSRGDRVEGGIEGVGTVSFTLS; via the coding sequence ATGAGCCAAGCCACCGACTTCGTCATCGCCCCCGCCGAGCGTCCCAGCCTGCCCATCGAGGGCACCTCGGCCCGCTTCCCCGTCCGCCGCATCTACTGCGTGGGCCAGAACTACGGCGCCCACGCCCGGGAGATGGGGGGAGACCCGACGCGCACGCCGCCGTTCTTCTTCTCCAAGCCGGCCGACGCGGTGCGCGTGCCCGGCGAGCCGGTGCCCTATCCGTCCGCCACCGAGCGGCTCGACTACGAGATCGAGCTGGTGGTGGCGCTCAAGGGGGGCGGTGCCAACATCTCGCCCGAGCAGGCGCTGGGCCTGGTGTACGGCTACGCGGCGGGGGTGGATCTCACCCGGAGGGACTTGCAGGCCGCGGCGAAGAAGGAGGGGCGCCCGTGGGACGCGTCCAAGGGCTTCGATGCCTCGGCGCCCATCGGCGTGCTGCGCCGGGCCGAGGGCGGGGGCCTGCCCAGGGGGCGCATCCACCTCGACGTGAATGGCCAGACGAAGCAGGACGGCCAGCTCGCGGACATGATCTGGAACGTGGCGGAGATCATCGCCAAGGCGTCGCAGCTCTGGCGGCTGGAGCCGGGAGACCTGATCTTCACCGGCACGCCCCACGGCGTGGGCCCCCTGTCGCGCGGAGACCGCGTGGAGGGCGGCATCGAGGGCGTGGGCACGGTGTCCTTCACCCTGAGCTGA
- a CDS encoding sugar ABC transporter substrate-binding protein, producing the protein MKSRSLLSLLLLLLTTWSTSAHAAEVVVWHGYRAAERTALEKVVAAYNAAEGESGTRVKLLAIPSDAFTDKISATLSRGVGPDVFVFPQDRLGGWVEGGALLEPLDFFLEPAVRERYVPGTLEAMTYRGSVYALPLNFKAITLIYNKKLLPTPPRTTGEMLAACKALRAKTPDKSSVCLAYPYTDFYYHAALMHAFGGRVFDPGPQVRLDAPENIKSLELLLRWTSQQGLLPAEPSTALVTSLFNEGKAAIVFSGPWFIGEIAQGIDYGLAPLPTVDEAGGKPLRPWMTVEGVGISSHSANKDAAYDFVRYLTGPEGARLMATQGRQNPAFAPVYEDKAIGADPVLAAIREQAKTALPMPNLPEMTMVWSPAASAMNAVLHKLATPKAALDEAQRTVQKSVTALRRGAKAPAEAPAPAKK; encoded by the coding sequence GCCGCCGAGCGCACCGCCCTGGAGAAGGTCGTGGCCGCGTACAACGCCGCCGAGGGCGAGTCCGGCACGCGGGTGAAGCTGCTCGCCATTCCCTCGGATGCCTTCACGGACAAGATCTCCGCCACCCTGTCGCGTGGCGTGGGCCCGGACGTCTTCGTCTTCCCCCAGGACAGGCTCGGCGGCTGGGTGGAGGGCGGCGCGCTGCTCGAGCCGCTCGACTTCTTCCTGGAGCCCGCCGTGCGCGAGCGCTACGTGCCGGGCACGCTCGAGGCGATGACCTACCGGGGCTCCGTCTACGCCCTGCCCCTGAACTTCAAGGCCATCACCCTCATCTACAACAAGAAGCTCTTGCCCACCCCGCCGCGCACCACGGGCGAGATGCTCGCCGCGTGCAAGGCGTTGCGCGCGAAGACGCCGGACAAGTCGAGCGTGTGCCTCGCCTACCCGTACACGGACTTCTACTACCACGCGGCGCTGATGCATGCCTTTGGCGGGCGCGTGTTCGATCCGGGCCCCCAGGTGCGGCTGGACGCGCCGGAGAACATCAAGTCCCTGGAGCTGCTCCTGCGCTGGACGTCCCAGCAGGGCCTGCTGCCCGCCGAGCCCTCCACGGCGCTCGTCACGAGCCTGTTCAACGAGGGCAAGGCGGCGATTGTCTTCTCGGGCCCCTGGTTCATCGGGGAGATCGCCCAGGGCATCGACTACGGGCTGGCGCCGCTGCCCACCGTGGACGAGGCGGGCGGCAAGCCGCTGCGGCCGTGGATGACGGTGGAGGGCGTGGGCATCTCCTCGCACTCGGCGAACAAGGACGCCGCCTATGACTTCGTGCGCTACCTCACCGGCCCCGAGGGCGCGCGCCTCATGGCCACCCAGGGCCGGCAGAACCCCGCCTTCGCGCCCGTCTACGAGGACAAGGCCATCGGCGCGGATCCCGTGCTCGCCGCCATCCGCGAACAGGCGAAAACGGCCTTGCCCATGCCCAACCTGCCGGAGATGACCATGGTCTGGTCTCCGGCGGCCTCGGCCATGAACGCCGTGCTCCACAAGCTCGCCACGCCCAAGGCGGCGCTGGACGAGGCCCAGCGCACCGTCCAGAAGAGCGTCACGGCCCTGCGGCGGGGCGCCAAGGCCCCGGCCGAGGCTCCGGCGCCCGCGAAGAAGTGA
- a CDS encoding NADP-dependent malic enzyme: MAMDEDFRKAALDYHRLPRPGKLTIEPTKRMATQRDLALAYSPGVAAACEAIVADPDAARDLTARGNLVGVITNGTAVLGLGSIGPLAGKPVMEGKAVLFKKFAGIDVFDIEVDTTDINRFVDVVSALEPTFGGINLEDIKAPECFVIERALRARMKIPVFHDDQHGTAIVCAAAIRNGLVLQGKKLEEIKLVTSGAGAAALACVDLLVEMGLPVANVTLTDIKGVVHADRGDEMAPNMARYAHRTTARTLPEVLGGADVFLGLSAPRVLKAEWLHLLAPKPIILALANPEPEIRPDAAMEARPDAIVATGRSDFPNQVNNVLCFPFVFRGALDVGATEINEPMKRAAAEAIAELARVEANEVVAQAYGGMAHVFGPKYIIPKPFDPRLILKIAPAVAKAAMDSGVARRPIADFEAYQRELELFVYRSGQLMRPVFELARRTPRRVAYAEGEDDRVLRAVQSVVDEQLAQPVLIGRRRVITERIKELGLRLEIGRDVRVVDPSEDTDIIEPLIKRYQTLVDRRGVPLDAAARRVVRRPTVAACMLLESGQVDAALCGGRDDWGRHMTYVMPIIPKRQDVGRIYALSALILQNGALFFCDTHVNIDPTAEQIAEMTLLAADAVRRFGVTPKAALLSHSSFGAGNSQSAIKMRQALKLVRQRAPDLEVDGEMHADAALSETLRHRLVTHSPLTGSANLLVMPTLDAANIAMTLLSAATEALLVGPLLLGISKPLQVLVPRVTARGIVNMTALAAAHVHVQEMEQHTPR, encoded by the coding sequence ATGGCGATGGACGAGGATTTTCGCAAAGCGGCGCTCGACTACCACCGGCTGCCCCGGCCCGGAAAGCTGACGATCGAGCCGACCAAGCGCATGGCCACCCAGCGCGACCTGGCACTGGCCTACTCCCCTGGCGTGGCGGCCGCGTGTGAGGCCATCGTCGCCGACCCCGACGCCGCGCGCGACCTGACGGCCCGCGGCAATCTCGTGGGTGTCATCACCAACGGCACCGCCGTGCTGGGCCTGGGCAGCATCGGCCCGCTCGCCGGCAAGCCGGTCATGGAGGGCAAGGCCGTCCTCTTCAAGAAGTTCGCCGGCATCGACGTCTTCGACATCGAGGTGGACACCACCGACATCAACCGCTTCGTGGACGTGGTCTCCGCGCTCGAGCCCACCTTCGGCGGCATCAACCTCGAGGACATCAAGGCCCCCGAGTGCTTCGTCATCGAGCGTGCCCTGCGCGCGCGCATGAAGATCCCCGTCTTCCATGACGATCAGCACGGCACCGCCATCGTGTGCGCGGCGGCCATCCGCAACGGGCTCGTCCTCCAGGGCAAGAAGCTCGAGGAGATCAAGCTCGTCACCTCCGGAGCCGGTGCCGCGGCGCTCGCGTGCGTGGATCTGCTCGTGGAGATGGGGCTGCCCGTCGCCAACGTCACCCTCACGGACATCAAGGGCGTGGTCCACGCGGACCGGGGCGACGAGATGGCGCCCAACATGGCCCGCTACGCGCACAGGACCACCGCGCGCACGCTGCCCGAGGTGCTCGGAGGGGCGGACGTGTTCCTGGGCCTGTCCGCGCCGCGCGTGCTCAAGGCCGAGTGGCTGCACCTGCTCGCGCCCAAGCCCATCATCCTCGCGCTCGCCAACCCCGAGCCGGAGATCCGCCCGGACGCCGCCATGGAGGCCCGCCCGGACGCCATCGTCGCCACGGGCCGCTCGGACTTCCCCAACCAGGTCAACAACGTCCTGTGCTTCCCCTTCGTCTTCCGCGGCGCGCTGGACGTGGGCGCCACGGAGATCAACGAGCCCATGAAGCGCGCGGCCGCCGAGGCCATCGCCGAGCTCGCCCGGGTGGAAGCCAACGAGGTGGTGGCCCAGGCCTATGGTGGAATGGCACACGTCTTCGGACCCAAGTACATCATCCCCAAGCCGTTCGACCCCCGGCTCATCCTGAAGATCGCCCCGGCGGTGGCCAAGGCGGCCATGGACTCGGGCGTGGCGCGCCGGCCCATCGCGGACTTCGAGGCCTATCAGCGCGAGCTGGAGCTGTTCGTCTACCGCTCGGGTCAGCTCATGCGGCCGGTGTTCGAGCTGGCCCGCCGCACGCCCCGCCGCGTGGCGTACGCGGAAGGGGAGGACGACCGCGTGCTGCGCGCGGTGCAGAGCGTGGTGGACGAGCAGCTCGCCCAGCCCGTGCTCATCGGCCGGCGCCGGGTCATCACCGAGCGCATCAAGGAGCTGGGGCTGCGGCTGGAGATCGGCCGGGACGTGCGCGTGGTGGATCCGAGCGAGGACACCGACATCATCGAGCCGCTCATCAAGCGCTACCAGACGCTGGTGGATCGCAGGGGCGTGCCGCTCGACGCCGCCGCGCGCCGGGTGGTGCGCCGGCCCACGGTGGCCGCCTGCATGCTCCTGGAGTCGGGCCAGGTCGACGCCGCGCTGTGCGGCGGCCGGGATGACTGGGGACGGCACATGACGTACGTCATGCCCATCATCCCCAAGCGCCAGGACGTGGGCCGCATCTACGCGCTCTCGGCCCTCATCCTGCAGAACGGCGCGCTGTTCTTCTGCGACACCCACGTCAACATCGACCCCACCGCCGAGCAGATCGCCGAGATGACGCTGCTGGCCGCCGACGCCGTGCGCCGCTTCGGCGTCACCCCCAAGGCCGCGCTGCTGTCGCACTCGAGCTTCGGCGCCGGCAACTCCCAATCCGCCATCAAGATGCGCCAGGCGCTCAAGCTGGTGCGTCAGCGCGCCCCGGACCTGGAGGTGGACGGCGAGATGCACGCCGACGCGGCGCTCAGCGAGACGCTGCGCCACCGGCTCGTGACCCACAGCCCGCTGACGGGCTCGGCCAACCTGCTCGTCATGCCCACGCTGGACGCGGCCAACATCGCCATGACGCTGCTGTCCGCGGCCACCGAGGCGCTGCTGGTGGGTCCGCTGCTGTTGGGCATCTCCAAGCCCCTCCAGGTGCTCGTGCCGCGCGTGACCGCGCGTGGCATCGTCAACATGACCGCCCTGGCCGCGGCGCACGTCCACGTGCAGGAGATGGAGCAGCACACTCCGCGCTGA